Proteins encoded together in one Festucalex cinctus isolate MCC-2025b chromosome 8, RoL_Fcin_1.0, whole genome shotgun sequence window:
- the b3galt6 gene encoding beta-1,3-galactosyltransferase 6 has protein sequence MNLVRLVCRHKTALFLCTVCTFAVVLVFLAKCTSETLKQAHADPPGLAPRASAFHPRPEQHDRAAPSKDVSAFLVVLITTGPKYTERRSIIRSTWLSKRDSDVMAMFVVGTLGLSNDDLQNLNVEQGRHKDLLLLPDLKDSYENLTMKLLHMYSWLDHNVDFKFVLKADDDTFVRLDLLKEELRGKEPTRLYWGFFSGRGRVKTAGKWRESAWELCDYYLPYALGGGYVLSSDLVRYVRLNAGYLKMWQSEDVSLGAWLAPVDVRRTHDPRFDTEYKSRGCNNKYLVTHKQSLEDMLEKHQMLQRDGRLCKEEVRLRLSYVYDWGVPPSQCCQRKEGIP, from the coding sequence ATGAATTTGGTTCGTCTAGTGTGCCGCCACAAGACTGCGCTGTTCCTGTGCACTGTGTGCACTTTTGCTGTGGTGCTTGTCTTCTTGGCCAAATGTACCTCAGAAACCCTGAAGCAGGCTCACGCTGATCCACCGGGCTTGGCCCCCCGCGCCAGCGCTTTTCATCCCCGTCCAGAGCAGCATGACCGAGCCGCCCCTTCCAAAGACGTGTCAGCGTTCCTTGTCGTCCTCATCACAACAGGGCCCAAGTACACCGAGCGCAGGAGTATCATCCGGAGCACGTGGCTGTCCAAGCGGGACTCGGACGTTATGGCCATGTTTGTCGTCGGAACTCTGGGCCTTTCCAACGACGACCTTCAGAACCTCAACGTCGAACAAGGACGGCACAAGGATCTGCTCCTACTGCCTGACTTGAAAGATTCTTATGAGAACTTAACCATGAAGCTGCTACACATGTACTCCTGGCTGGACCACAACGTGGACTTCAAGTTTGTCCTTAAAGCAGATGACGACACGTTCGTTCGCTTGGACCTCCTGAAAGAGGAGCTGCGAGGGAAAGAGCCCACTCGCTTGTACTGGGGCTTTTTCTCGGGCCGAGGGCGAGTCAAGACGGCTGGGAAGTGGCGGGAAAGCGCTTGGGAGCTGTGCGACTACTACCTGCCGTACGCGCTGGGCGGCGGCTACGTCCTGTCATCCGACCTGGTGCGATACGTGCGTCTTAACGCAGGCTACTTGAAAATGTGGCAGAGCGAGGACGTGTCACTGGGCGCCTGGCTGGCGCCGGTGGATGTGCGGCGGACGCACGACCCGCGCTTTGACACGGAATACAAATCCCGCGGGTGCAACAATAAATACTTGGTGACGCATAAGCAAAGTCTGGAGGACATGCTGGAGAAGCACCAGATGCTTCAGCGTGACGGCAGGCTGTGTAAGGAGGAAGTCAGGCTGCGACTCTCGTACGTGTACGACTGGGGTGTGCCGCCCTCGCAGTGCTGCCAGAGGAAGGAGGGCATTCCTTAA